One window from the genome of Salvia splendens isolate huo1 chromosome 9, SspV2, whole genome shotgun sequence encodes:
- the LOC121749565 gene encoding uncharacterized protein LOC121749565 encodes MSQQPGAPKSRAVCATELSWCRAVPGGTGITVLALLFSKPPDLPFLQSALRRLQSSHPILNSKLRFDSSSTSFSYVTSQSPYLQIRPIDTQSTAQILQSHSSIPPLQLILEHELNNNSWQNPDPSSDADLFLASLYHLEGSLWVLALRIHTSVCDRAAAAALMNELVALMEEKEGNRAESVKESQEMEVSLGIEDCISSGVDMLGYSLNSFRLANLSFSDTDSPRQSRVVRMRINAEDTGRILSRCNSNEIKLSAALAAAALIACHASKKFPGEQWEKYAVVTLTDCRSALDPVLSSHHIGFYHSAILHTHDIKGGEDLWELAKRVHSSFMNSKNKNKHFTDMADLNFLMCKAIENPGLTPSSSLRTSLVSVFEDPVFDPPNKLKVALGFEDFIGCASVHGVGPSVAAFDTIRDGELDCAFVYPFPLFSREQMNDFVDGIKEILLKGIA; translated from the exons ATGTCGCAGCAACCCGGCGCTCCCAAATCCCGCGCCGTCTGCGCCACCGAGCTGAGCTGGTGCCGCGCCGTCCCCGGCGGCACCGGCATCACCGTCCTCGCCCTCCTCTTCTCCAAGCCCCCCGACCTCCCCTTCCTCCAATCCGCCCTCCGCCGCCTCCAATCCTCCCACCCCATCCTCAACTCCAAGCTCCGCTTCGactcctcctccacctccttCTCCTACGTCACCTCCCAATCCCCCTACCTCCAAATCCGCCCCATCGACACCCAATCCACCGCTCAGATCCTCCAATCCCACTCCTCAATCCCACCATTGCAGTTAATCCTCGAGCACGAGCTCAACAACAACTCCTGGCAGAATCCAGACCCTTCCTCCGACGCCGATCTCTTCCTCGCCAGCCTCTACCATCTCGAGGGGAGCCTGTGGGTACTGGCGCTCCGCATCCACACCTCCGTCTGCGATAGGGCTGCCGCGGCGGCGCTGATGAATGAATTAGTTGCTTTGATGGAGGAGAAGGAGGGGAATCGAGCGGAATCCGTGAAGGAGAGTCAGGAGATGGAGGTTAGTTTGGGGATTGAGGATTGCATCTCGAGCGGGGTCGATATGTTGGGATACTCTCTCAACTCTTTCCGCCTCGCCAATTTGAGCTTCAGTGACACGGATTCGCCCAGGCAGTCGCGCGTCGTGAGGATGAGGATCAATGCGGAGGATACTGGCCGGATTCTGTCT CGGTGCAACTCTAATGAGATAAAGTTAAGTGCAGCTTTGGCAGCAGCCGCATTAATTGCTTGTCATGCGTCAAAAAAGTTCCCGGGTGAACAGTGGGAGAAGTATGCAGTTGTAACTCTCACGGATTGCCGGTCTGCTCTTGATCCCGTGCTTAGCAGCCACCATATTG GTTTTTATCACTCTGCCATTCTACACACTCATGATATTAAAGGAGGGGAAGATTTGTGGGAGCTGGCAAAACGAGTCCATTCTTCGTTCATGAACTCGAAGAACAAGAATAAGCATTTCACAGACATGGCCGATCTCAACTTCTTAATGTGCAAGGCAATAGAGAACCCTGGTTTGACTCCATCGTCGTCTCTCCGAACTTCACTAGTATCTGTCTTTGAGGACCCTGTTTTTGATCCTCCAAACAAACTGAAAGTGGCCCTCGGGTTTGAAGACTTCATCGGATGTGCCTCGGTTCACGGAGTAGGCCCTTCAGTTGCAGCATTCGACACGATAAGGGATGGCGAATTAGATTGTGCCTTTGTATATCCATTCCCATTGTTTTCAAGGGAGCAGATGAATGACTTTGTAGATGGAATCAAAGAGATTCTATTGAAAGGAATAGCTTAA
- the LOC121747121 gene encoding kinesin-like protein KIN-5C, which yields MSSRHEKEKGVNVQVLLRCRPFSDDELRNNAPQVVTCNEYQREVSVSQNIAGKHIDRTFIFDKVFGPNSQQRDLYDQAVIPIVNEVLDGFNCTIFAYGQTGTGKTYTMEGECKRSKSGPNGELPPGAGVIPRAVKQIFDTLEGQCAEYSVKVTFLELYNEEITDLLAPDEISKIALEEKQKKQLPLMEDGKGGVLVRGLEEEIVTSAFEIFTLLERGSAKRRTAETLLNKQSSRSHSLFSVTIHIKEATPEGEELIKCGKLNLVDLAGSENISRSGAREGRAREAGEINKSLLTLGRVINALVEHGGHIPYRDSKLTRLLRDSLGGRTKTCIIATVSPAVHCLEETLSTLDYAHRAKYIKNKPEVNQKMMKSTLIKDLYGEIEKLKTEVYAAREKNGVYIPKERYYQEESERKAMADQIEQMTVTMENHQKKTEELQGKYDDQVQQCCALSNKLDATQKDLDSTTELLSNTEDELRLCKYSLKERDFIISEQKKAENALAHQACVLRADLEKSQKDNASLFLKIAREDKLNADNRSTVNTFTFDLTQQLNTISSSLVASVSRQREHLQCVENLCNSFLQIHDKAYVELKQKVSSSRALYVSHFEAVQNVVHLHKAGSNAALEELSALASCNSQSIEAFLAAEAVEVKSVFNDLHDILSSHQGEMAHLARELRQRFIASTEHLTSTSESIHGCVDKILEESKRLKCHATKVDEIQMKSIAEFRNSYEEQSKSEAEKLIADMTSLVSKCMLRQKEMVEAKLDSLKDSAIGNKIFLDGHVSTIDGITTDLKRKWQDSFSHADSSFKENADFSAAKHCRMELLMQKCGSSADTALKRWQTMQESLNDMGKQNSVAIDAHVRNMHYSNEQHDAEVESARELVEEDIKRNSYDIIQCFDGLSEQEKSSVSEVLSTSKEHSETIQNLLNDHSQQSACIEQHAIDTFGQKYADYEPTGMTPVRSEPDIPGKETIESLRAVPMEALQEEFRENHPFESVHAKQVKPPVAPREPLLEIN from the exons ATGTCGTCTCGTCACGAGAAGGAGAAAGGCGTTAATGTTCAAGTTCTCCTCCGTTGCAG ACCGTTTAGCGACGATGAGTTGCGGAACAATGCGCCGCAGGTGGTTACGTGCAATGAGTACCAGAGAGAGGTCTCCGTTTCGCAGAATATCGCTGGAAAACATATCGATAGAACTTTTATTTTTGACAAG GTGTTTGGGCCTAATTCCCAGCAGAGGGATCTATATGACCAAGCAGTTATCCCGATAGTAAATGAGGTTTTGGATGGTTTTAACTGTACAATCTTTGCCTATGGACAAACTGGCACTGGAAAAACCTACACCATGGAGGGAGAATGCAAGAGGTCGAAG AGTGGTCCAAATGGAGAATTGCCTCCAGGAGCAGGAGTCATACCCAGAGCAGTAAAGCAAATATTTGATACTCTAGAAGGTCAATGTGCAGAGTATAGCGTGAAAGTCACTTTCTTGGAGTTATACAATGAAGAAATAACCGACTTGCTGGCCCCTGATGAAATATCTAAAATTGCATTGGAAGAAAAGCAGAAAAAACAATTGCCACTCATGGAAGATGGCAAAGGTGGTGTTCTTGTGAGAGGACTCGAAGAGGAGATTGTGACAAGTGCTTTTGAGATTTTCACGTTACTTGAAAGGGGATCTGCAAAGCGTCGAACTGCAGAAACCTTGTTGAATAAACAATCAAG TCGGTCACATTCTCTATTTTCTGTAACAATTCATATAAAGGAAGCAACCCCTGAAGGCGAAGAActaataaaatgtggcaagttGAATTTGGTTGATTTGGCGGGTTCCGAGAACATCTCACGTTCTGGTGCTAGGGAG GGAAGGGCAAGAGAGGCTGGAGAAATAAACAAAAGTTTACTTACCTTAGGGCGTGTAATAAATGCTCTTGTCGAGCATGGCGGGCATATTCCTTacag GGACAGCAAGCTAACACGTCTTCTACGAGATTCTTTGGGGGGAAGAACAAAGACATGTATCATTGCCACAGTATCACCAGCTGTACATTGTCTTGAGGAGACCCTCAGCACACTAGATTATGCCCATAGGGCTAAGTACATAAAGAATAAGCCTGAG GTGAACCAAAAAATGATGAAGTCGACTCTTATCAAAGATCTCTATGGTGAAATAGAAAAACTGAAAACAG AGGTATATGCTGCACGGGAGAAGAATGGTGTGTACATCCCTAAAGAGCGGTACTATCAAGAGGAGAGTGAGAGAAAG GCTATGGCTGATCAGATTGAACAAATGACAGTGACCATGGAAAACCATCAGAAG AAAACAGAGGAATTGCAAGGAAAATACGATGATCAGGTCCAACAATGCTGTGCTTTGAGCAACAAACTTGATGCAACCCAA AAAGATTTAGACTCAACTACCGAGTTGTTATCAAACACTGAAGATGAGCTAAGGCTTTGCAAATATTCCCTAAAAGAGCGAGACTTTATCATCTCTGAACAGAAAAAAGCAG AGAATGCATTGGCTCATCAAGCATGTGTTTTGCGAGCTGATCTTGAGAAGTCTCAGAAGGATAATGCTTCACTATTTCTCAAAATTG CCAGAGAGGACAAACTGAATGCTGATAACAGATCAACTGTGAATACATTCACATTTGATCTTACCCAGCAGCTTAATACCATTTCTAGCTCACTGGTTGCGTCTGTATCCCGGCAAAGAGAGCACCTCCAGTGTGTTGAAAACCTCTGCAACTCTTTTCTACAGATACATGATAAG GCTTATGTGGAACTAAAACAGAAAGTGAGTTCTTCAAGGGCTTTGTATGTATCTCATTTTGAGGCAGTACAAAATGTTGTCCATTTGCACAAAGCTGGTAGTAATGCTGCTCTGGAGGAACTTTCTGCTTTGGCTTCTTGTAACTCACAGTCTATTGAAGCA TTTTTAGCTGCTGAAGCTGTTGAAGTGAAATCAGTTTTCAATGATCTTCATGATATTTTGTCTAGTCATCAAGGGGAAATGGCTCACTTGGCAAGGGAGCTTCGACAG AGATTTATTGCAAGTACAGAACACCTAACAAGTACATCAGAATCTATTCATGGATGTGTTGATAAGATTTTGGAAGAATCTAAAAGGCTCAAATGTCATGCAACCAAAGTTGATGAAATTCAGATGAAGAGCATAGCAGAATTTCGGAATTCTTATGAG GAACAATCCAAGTCAGAAGCAGAGAAGCTCATTGCTGATATGACCTCTCTTGTTTCAAAATGCATGCTTCGTCAGAAAGAGATG GTGGAAGCAAAGCTGGATAGTCTTAAGGATAGTGCAATCGGAAATAAGATATTCTTGGATGGCCATGTTTCTACAATTGATGGAATTACAACAGATCTTAAAAGAAAGTGGCAAGATTCCTTTTCACATGCAGATAGTAGTTTTAAGGAAAATGCTGATTTCTCTGCAGCCAAGCATTGTCGTATGGAGTTGCTCATGCAGAAATG TGGAAGCAGTGCTGATACTGCTTTGAAGCGGTGGCAAACAATGCAAGAATCTTTGAATGACATGGGAAAGCAAAATTCAGTGGCCATTGACGCACATGTTAG GAATATGCATTATAGCAATGAACAGCATGATGCTGAAGTTGAGTCTGCAAGAGAATTGGTTGAGGAGGACATCAAAAGAAATAGCTATGATATTATTCAGTGTTTTGATG GCTTGTCAGAACAAGAGAAATCATCTGTTTCTGAAGTTTTGTCTACCTCTAAAGAGCACTCAGAAACGATTCAGAATCTACTTAACGATCATTCCCAGCAGTCAGCCTGCATCGAGCAACATGCCATTGATACTTTTGGGCAGAAATATGCG GATTACGAGCCAACTGGCATGACACCTGTTCGAAGTGAGCCTGATATTCCGGGCAAGGAGACTATCGAGTCACTGCGAGCAGTGCCTATGGAGGCCCTTCAAGAGGAGTTCAGGGAAAACCATCCATTTGAATCTGTTCATGCCAAGCAAGTGAAGCCTCCGGTTGCTCCTCGTGAGCCGCTGTTGGAGATCAACTAG
- the LOC121747796 gene encoding phosphoribosylaminoimidazole carboxylase, chloroplastic-like translates to MHGLNALSESSLAIRPATTSLAFFNPKKVAVYRSCFVPMNFGMQSLKNSSLRAPPAHCRASLEASTSSTEVPVHGLSETVVGVLGGGQLGRMLCEAASQLAIKVVILDPMENCPASNLCHHHMVGSYDDSATVEAFAKRCGVLTVEIEHVDAATLEKLEQKGVDCQPKASTIRIIQDKYLQKVHFSEHGIPLPKFMQIDDLEGAKRAAELFGYPLMIKSRRLAYDGRGNAVAKNEDEISSAVNALGGYARGLYIEKWAPFIKELSVVVARGRDGSVLCYPVVETIHRENICHIVKSPANVSWKFLKLATEVAYKAVSSLEGAGIFAVELFLTADGQILLNEVAPRPHNSGHHTIESCFTSQYEQHLRAVVGLPLGDPSMKVPAAIMYNILGEDEGEAGFLLANQLIGRALRIPGATVHWYDKPGMRKQRKMGHITLVGSSMGLLETRLHSILEEESKQDEPAAAPRVGIIMGSDSDLPVMKDAAKILSEFNVPAEVRIVSAHRTPEMMFSYASSARERGIQVIIAGAGGAAHLPGMVAALTPLPVIGVPVRASTLDGLDSLLSIVQMPRGVPVATVAINNATNAGLLAVRLLGISDFDLQARMAQYQEDRRDEVLVKDDKLEKGGWEDYLNS, encoded by the exons ATGCATGGCCTGAACGCGTTATCTGAAAGCTCACTGGCAATCAGGCCGGCTACAACTTCATTAGCTTTCTTCAATCCTAAGAAAGTTGCAGTTTACAGGAGCTGTTTTGTTCCAATGAACTTTGGCATGCAGTCATTGAAGAATTCATCGCTCAGAGCTCCTCCAGCTCATTGCAGAGCTTCTTTGGAAGCTTCTACTAG TAGCACTGAGGTACCAGTCCATGGGTTGTCAGAAACGGTTGTGGGCGTTCTTGGTGGAGGGCAACTTGGTCGTATGTTATGCGAAGCAGCTTCTCAGTTGGCGATAAAGGTGGTCATACTAGACCCGATGGAGAACTGTCCAGCTAGTAATTTATGCCATCATCATATGGTGGGAAGCTATGATGATAGTGCTACAGTTGAAGCATTTGCCAAAAG ATGTGGGGTGTTAACAGTTGAAATTGAGCACGTGGATGCTGCAACTCTGGAGAAGCTTGAACAAAAAGGCGTGGATTGCCAGCCTAAAGCTTCAACTATTCGAATCATCCAG GATAAGTACCTTCAGAAGGTACATTTTTCTGAACATGGAATTCCACTGCCTAAGTTCATGCAG ATAGATGATCTTGAAGGTGCTAAAAGAGCAGCAGAACTATTTGGTTATCCTCTTATGATTAAGAGCAGAAGGCTGGCTTATGATGGACGAGGCAATGCTGTTGCTAAAAATGAAGATGAGATTTCTTCAGCAGTAAATG CACTAGGAGGATATGCTCGTGGTTTATATATTGAGAAATGGGCACCATTCATAAAG GAACTTTCTGTTGTTGTGGCAAGAGGAAGAGATGGTTCTGTTCTATGCTATCCTGTTGTTGAAACTATTCACAG GGAGAACATCTGTCACATTGTCAAATCACCTGCCAATGTATCTTGGAAGTTTCTGAAACTTGCAACTGAAGTTGCATACAAGGCTGTAAGTTCATTGGAAGGTGCTGGTATTTTTGCAGTTGAGTTGTTTTTGACAGCCGATGGTCAG ATCTTGCTGAATGAAGTGGCTCCCAGACCTCACAATAGTGGACACCATACAATCGAGTCTTGTTTTACCTCACAATACGAGCAGCATCTTAGAGCTGTTGTTGGACTTCCACTTGGTGATCCATCAATGAAAGTTCCAGCGGCTATCATGTATAATATACTTGGTGAAGATGAG GGAGAAGCTGGTTTTCTTCTTGCTAATCAACTTATTGGAAGGGCATTGAGGATTCCCGGTGCGACGGTCCACTGGTATGACAAACCAG GCATGAGGAAACAAAGAAAGATGGGCCACATCACCCTCGTTGGCTCTTCTATGGGCCTTCTCGAAACACGACTGCATTCCATATTGGAAGAAGAATCAAAACAAGACGAGCCTGCAG CTGCTCCTCGTGTTGGAATTATAATGGGCTCTGACTCTGACCTCCCTGTCATGAAGGACGCTGCTAAGATTTTGAGCGAGTTTAACGTGCCAGCGGAG GTAAGAATAGTCTCAGCTCACCGGACCCCTGAAATGATGTTTTCCTATGCTTCATCTGCTCGGGAGCGTGGTATCCAGGTCATCATTGCAGGTGCTGGAGGTGCAGCTCACTTGCCAG GCATGGTAGCTGCTTTGACCCCCTTGCCTGTAATTGGTGTTCCTGTCCGTGCATCTACATTAGACGGACTCGACTCTCTCTTGTCCATTGTACAG ATGCCAAGGGGAGTCCCGGTTGCCACAGTAGCAATAAACAATGCAACCAATGCTGGTCTGCTAGCAGTAAGGTTACTAGGAATCAGTGACTTTGATTTGCAAGCAAG GATGGCACAGTATCAAGAAGATAGAAGAGATGAGGTTTTGGTCAAGGATGATAAGCTGGAAAAAGGTGGGTGGGAGGACTACCTCAATTCATGA
- the LOC121748097 gene encoding uncharacterized protein LOC121748097: MLPGWEGSAGDLRILRDAISRPLGLKVPKDCYYLCDNNYANSEGFITSYKGVRYHLKEWGHGTQAPQTAEELFNLKHSKARNVIERSFAVLKMRWGILRSPNFYPIEVQTGLIIDYFLLHNFTRTHMEVDPYEELVGAQHEDGYGSDHDDPVVPTITTVAPTPMWTKKRDDLAAVMWAQRINV, translated from the exons ATGCTGCCAGGATGGGAGGGTTCTGCTGGTGATTTGAGAATATTACGGGATGCAATCAGCCGGCCTCTCGGGCTTAAAGTACCCAAAG ATTGCTATTACCTCTGCGACAATAATTATGCCAACAGCGAGGGATTCATCACATCGTACAAAGGGGTTCGTTACCATTTGAAGGAGTGGGGTCATGGAACCCAAGCACCGCAAACAGCCGAGGAATTGTTCAACTTGAAGCACTCTAAAGCTCGAAATGTCATTGAGCGTTCTTTTGCAGTGCTCAAGATGCGTTGGGGAATACTTCGCAGCCCAAACTTCTATCCTATCGAGGTCCAAACGGGATTGATAATTGATTATTTCTTACTTCACAATTTTACACGCACTCACATGGAGGTGGATCCGTATGAGGAATTGGTAGGAGCTCAGCATGAAGACGGGTATGGGAGTGATCACGATGACCCTGTGGTGCCCACGATCACTACGGTCGCGCCAACACCAATGTGGACGAAGAAGAGGGACGACCTAGCTGCTGTAATGTGGGCTCAGAGGATAAACGTGTGA
- the LOC121747799 gene encoding probable small nuclear ribonucleoprotein G translates to MSRSGQPPDLKKYMDKKLQIKLNANRMVVGTLRGFDQFMNLVVDNTVEVNGNEKTDIGMVVIRGNSVVTVEALEPVARAQ, encoded by the exons ATGAGCAGATCAGGACAGCCGCCGGATCTCAAGAA GTACATGGATAAGAAGCTGCAGA TCAAGCTTAATGCCAACCGTATGGTGGTTGGAACCCTTCGTGGCTTCGATCAGTTTATGAACCTGGTGGTGGACAACACCGTTGAAGTAAATGGAAATGAAAAAACTGATATCGGCATGGTG GTCATCAGGGGAAACAGTGTGGTCACCGTTGAAGCTCTTGAGCCAGTCGCTAGAGCACAATGA
- the LOC121747501 gene encoding uncharacterized protein LOC121747501, whose amino-acid sequence MAAAAIHSSEKQYSPARSLGNTEQNWCRAVASGTGITVLALQMAIPPPQIAASLTGILEKLQTRHPLLAAKLHYNRATKAFSFLQTPAPPPHAVKLHDAPTTAKILAAAAADSPLHAILEHELNTNSWSHPGSFPCSGTEILHVAVYAAADIGSVVALRFHTSVCDRATAVSVLRELMEMVVGSGINTGIENEGEGKMGIESLIPVGMAKKTLWAHGLDTLGYSVNSLRLTNLTFQNTKMPRRSEVVRLQIASKHTALILEGCKSRGIKVCGVLATAAIIAANSTKLHTSDTKKYGVVTLTDCRAILQPPISPHHYGFYHSAILNIHKVKGSENVWDLAKTCYMDFADYKKSNKHFSDMADLNFLMSKAIDNPALTASSSLRTSLVTVFEDPVLDDSLEMQRSIGAEDFVGCASVHGVGPSIAIFDTVREGRLDCTCVYPAPLHSREQMSELVERMSKVLIDGVTQIWE is encoded by the exons ATGGCCGCCGCCGCCATCCACAGCTCCGAAAAACAATACTCCCCCGCCCGCTCCCTCGGCAACACCGAGCAAAACTGGTGCCGAGCAGTGGCCTCCGGCACCGGTATCACCGTGCTAGCGCTCCAAATGGCCATCCCGCCGCCGCAAATCGCCGCCTCCTTGACCGGAATCCTTGAAAAACTCCAAACGCGCCACCCTCTCCTCGCCGCCAAACTCCACTACAACCGCGCCACCAAAGCCTTCTCCTTCCTCCAAACCCCCGCCCCGCCCCCCCACGCCGTAAAGCTCCACGACGCCCCAACGACGGCGAAAAtcctcgccgccgccgctgccgatTCCCCGCTCCACGCAATCTTGGAGCACGAGCTCAACACCAACAGCTGGTCCCACCCGGGCTCGTTCCCATGCAGCGGGACCGAAATCCTCCACGTGGCCGTGTACGCGGCCGCGGACATCGGGTCCGTCGTCGCGCTGCGGTTCCACACCTCGGTGTGCGACCGCGCGACGGCGGTCTCGGTGCTGAGGGAGCTGATGGAGATGGTCGTGGGCTCGGGGATAAATACGGGAATAGAGAATGAGGGGGAGGGCAAAATGGGAATCGAGAGTTTGATTCCGGTTGGGATGGCGAAGAAGACGCTGTGGGCCCATGGGTTGGACACGTTGGGATATTCGGTGAACTCTCTCAGGTTGACGAATTTGACCTTCCAAAATACGAAAATGCCGAGGCGGTCTGAGGTTGTGAGGCTGCAAATAGCAAGCAAGCATACCGCTCTGATTCTTGAG gGGTGTAAGTCCAGAGGGATCAAGGTTTGTGGAGTTCTAGCAACAGCTGCAATAATTGCAGCGAATTCAACAAAACTCCACACTTCCGACACTAAGAAATATGGAGTCGTCACTCTTACTGACTGTCGCGCTATTCTTCAACCTCCTATTTCCCCTCATCACTATG GATTCTACCACTCAGCCATCCTCAACATACACAAAGTAAAAGGATCTGAAAATGTATGGGATTTAGCCAAGACATGCTACATGGACTTCGCCGACTACAAGAAAAGCAACAAGCATTTTTCCGACATGGCCGATCTCAACTTCCTCATGTCGAAAGCCATCGACAACCCGGCTCTCACCGCCTCCTCGTCCCTCCGGACGTCGCTCGTCACCGTGTTCGAGGACCCCGTGCTCGACGACTCCCTCGAGATGCAGCGGAGCATCGGCGCGGAGGACTTCGTGGGGTGCGCCTCCGTCCACGGCGTCGGCCCCTCCATCGCCATCTTCGACACCGTCCGCGAAGGCCGCCTCGACTGCACGTGCGTCTATCCGGCGCCGCTGCACTCGAGGGAGCAGATGAGTGAGCTTGTTGAACGGATGAGTAAGGTTTTGATCGATGGAGTGACCCAAATTTGGGAGTGA
- the LOC121747809 gene encoding indole-3-acetic acid-induced protein ARG7-like, producing the protein MLGKKLGSMGKRSKKAKAAANATLEDSHYECLLGACECGSHSPTTTTPTGTFVVYVGGERERFVLPTSHLSHPLMRILLEKAHSEFGFNQRNGLVVPCSVNAFREVINAVECCNGRFDFGDLVHEFL; encoded by the coding sequence ATGCTCGGAAAAAAACtcggttcaatgggaaaacgaagcaaGAAGGCAAAGGCAGCAGCCAATGCCACCCTCGAGGACTCGCATTACGAATGCCTGCTCGGGGCATGTGAGTGCGGGTCGCACTCACCTACCACAACCACGCCCACGGGGACGTTCGTGGTGTACGTGGGGGGCGAACGAGAGAGGTTCGTGTTGCCAACGAGCCACCTGTCGCACCCGCTGATGCGGATCCTGCTGGAGAAGGCCCACAGCGAGTTCGGGTTCAACCAGAGGAACGGGCTGGTGGTGCCGTGCAGCGTCAATGCGTTTCGAGAAGTGATCAATGCGGTCGAGTGCTGCAACGGAAGGTTCGATTTTGGGGACCTCGTGCATGAGTTTCTTTAG